A region of the Rickettsiales bacterium Ac37b genome:
CAGCCTTTTCTTTAATTTCTAGCTTGTTTTGCGTATCATTATTACTAGCCTTTACAATAGTTTTACTTTCTTCTTTCGTAGGCTGCTGTTGGTTTGTTTTATTAGGAACATTAGATATAGCTTTTACAGGCAAAATTTCTACAGAGATTGCAGTTTCATTTGGAAGCTTCTTAGCAAAAGATGGTATTCCAAAATAAATTAATAACAAAATTAATATATGGAAAATAACTGAAGTAATAATACCAAAGTTCATTTTATATTTTATGCTTATTAGAAGTAGTGGGTTTAATTGCTGTAATTAAAGCTACTTTATTAAAACCTGCTAAATTAATTGTTCCTACTACATGCATTACTTTGCCATAATCCACATTTTTATCACCTCTGATAAAAATTCTAGTATCATATTTTGCTTTAGTAATTGCTTTTAACTTAGCTTCTAACTCATTTATAGCAATCTTATTACCTTGTATATAAGCATTACCTGATGTATCTATATCTATCGAAATAGGCTCATCTTGTCCTGATATAGGGGCAGAGTTTGTTTCCGGTAAATCAACTTTAATCCCAGCCACAAGCATAGGAGAAGTAACCATAAAAATAATTAATAACACTAACATTACATCAACTAAAGGGGTAATATTAATCTCTGCCGTAAGCTGATGCCTTCTTCTTTTATTAGTAATATTATTTAGGCTAGCACCCATTACTTTGCTTCCTGATCAAATTCGCGTGACAATATTAAGGATAGTTCAGATGAAAAATCCAACATTTTATTATAAAATAAATTAGTTTTATTAGATAATACATTATAAAATAATAAAGCAGGTATAGCTGCAAATAACCCTATAGCAGTAGCCAATAAAGCTTCTGCAATACCAGGTGCCACCACTGCAAGAGTAGTATTCTTGGAAGCAGCAATAGATTGAAAACTATGCATAATACCCCATACAGTCCCAAATAGGCCAAGGAAAGGAGCACTAGAACCTATAATAGCTAAAATATTTAATCCTTGCTCTATCTTCTCCATCTCTCTATCACAAATCAAATCCATGATTTTTGTAATCCTCTCTTTAATAGAGTGCGCTACAACAATACCTTTAATAGGCCTATTCCACTCAAGCATTACAGCAATAAATATATTTGCCAGTGGATGATCACTACGGTTCTTTAATCTTATATATAGATTCTCTAATAATTGCCCTGACCAAAACAATTTTTCAAATTTCACCGTTTTATTTTTCAGGGTAAAAAACATTGATAATTTATTAAAAATAATAGACCATGACCATAATGAGGATAAACACAAAAGCAAAATTACCAACTTTACTACCATATCTGCATTATTAATCAACCCAAATATGGAAACATCGGTAGCCGAAATATTACCTGCAATTTCAGTGGTTTTTATTATTGTTTCATTCATATGTTCTGAACCTATCTATCATCGTCTAACTTTTAGTATTTTAATACAGAAACTTTTATTAATTATAGTTGATTTATAGCATATTAATTTAAATTAAAAAACTATAATGTAAAATCTTCGCCCAAATATACATTACGTACATTTTCATTTGCAAGTATATCTTCTACATTACCACTCATTAATATTATACCTTCATGTATAATATAGACTCTATCTACTATCTCCAAAGTTTCCCTTACATTATGGTCTGTTATCAATACACCTATATTTCTATCTTTTAAATGCATAATTAATTCTTTAATATCGTTAACAGCTATAGGATCAATACCTGCTAAAGGCTCGTCCAATAAAATAAATTTAGGATTAGTGGCAAGAGCACGTGCAATTTCAACTCTACGACGCTCTCCACCTGATAATGCAATAGCAGGGCTACGCCTTAAATGCTCAATAGAAAATTCCGATAAAAGATTATTTAATCTTATATGTCTTTTTTCGGTATCAGATTCAGATATTTCTAGTATAGATAAAATATTATCTTCTACACTTAATCCACGAAAAATTGAAGATTCTTGCGGCAAATAACTTATACCTAAACGTGCACGTCTATACATTGGTAATGTGGTAATATCTTTCTTATTTAGCATAATATTACCACTATCAGGCTTAATTAAACCGCTCATCATATAAAAACACGTGGTTTTACCAGCACCATTGGGACCCAACAATCCAACTGCTTCTCCTTGATTAAGGCTAATACTAATATCTTTTATTACTGTTCTATTGCCGTATTTTTTACCTATATTATACGCAATAAAGCCATCTTGCATACTACTAAAGTTACGCATAAATTTTACTGTTTTTTAGGGATTAATATAGCTTTCACTCGTCCTTTATCATCCTTACTGTCTGTATTTGTACTATATATCTTGCTATACCCAGTTTGAATATTATATACCAATTTATTACCTTTTAATACATTATCATCTTTAGTCAGTATAACTGATCCATATAATTCTAGCGTTTCTTTAATAGCATTATATTCTCCAGTATCACCTCGTGCTTTTTGATTATTATCAATTATAGTTACATTACCAATAGCTGATATTTTAGAAATCACCCACTTATTATCTTTTGTATTTATATAGTAAGCAATCATTTTATCAGCTGCCAAATTTAAATCCCCTTGTATTGCTTTTACATTACCTACAAATGTTGCAAGCTTTTTTTCCTGATCAAGCACCAATGTATCAGATAATATTTCAATAGCTTCATTACTCTTCATTTCCGCTGCAGTTGCTACATTCAATAAAATAAGTATTAATAATAAACCGAATTTCATTCTAGGAGTTATTATATATAATAGTTTTAACTGGTCCATCAAATATAACCTTTTTTTCTTTTTGCAATAAAGTAAAACCTTTAGATAATATGGAAATTTTTTGACTAGTCACTTTAGTATCATGATTACTGGTAATAGTATATTGATTAACATCTATAGTTGCTAATTCTGATGATATATTAGTACCCTCATAAGACAAATTTACTGATCCTGATAACAATAATATTTTAGAATCTTGTAACCATTTACCACTCTTTGAGCATACATTAAGTATAGTATTATTTTTTGTCGTAAACTCTCCATTTATTTTTGTAAGTAATATAGTATTTACATCTTGTTCTTCTGCTTGTCCAGCGTGGACCGAATATATTTCTTTATCAGCATTCACACCATAAAACCTAGGTTTATGCATTAATTTTGACATATTATCACTATTATGTTGTTTTGCAGTTAAGTCTATTTTAACGTGTTTTACAGGAGACCCATAAACAGACAAAATAACTGTTAAGAAAGCAAATGACACCGCACAAAATACACATAAAATCTTGCTAATCATTACAAAATAAGAATAGTTTAATCCCCGCATAACTCTCATTTAACCCCTACATTTAAACAATCATGGATGTGAATTACACCTATTGGTTGCTTTAATTTATCCACCACAAATAATACTGTGATAGATTTTTCGTTCATACATTTTAATGCTTCTACTACTAAACTATTGGTATCTATGGTAATTAAATGAGTAGTCATGACATCTTTCACACTTAAATTCAATAAGTCTTGAGACATATGTCTTCTTAAATCGCCATCAGTAATAATACCTATTAATTCATCCTTGTTATTAACTACCCCTACACATCCTAAGCGCTTTTCAGTTATCACAATTAACGCCTTAGACATTATGCTATCAGAAGTAATTAGCGGTATATCCTTACCTTTATACATAATATCTTTAACTTTAATAAATGATGCACCCAGTTTACCTCCAGGATGAAAAACTTGAAAGTCTTCCCGCTTAAAACCTCTTTTTTCAAGCAACACTATTGCTAATGCATCTCCTAGTGCAAGCATCATAGTAGTAGAAGTAGTAGGAGCTTCAATAAAAGAAGCTTCAGGTTTATCTGGTAATATCAGAGCAATATCAGATGCCTCTGCTAAACTTGATTCTTGTTTACTGACAATAGCTATTAAGGCTATATTAAATCTCTTAGCATAATATACTAATGGTTTTAATTCAGTAGTTTCACCTGAGTTTGAAAATAAAATTAAAACATCTTTAGGAGTAATCATACCTAAATCACCATGACTAGCTTCTGCAGGATGTACAAACATTGCAGGTGTGCCCGTTGATGCAAAAGTAGCAGCAATTTTACGTGCTATATGACCACTTTTACCCATACCACTAAATATAATCCTACCTTGTACTGTATAGATCATATTTACTGCTGCTATAAATTCTGCGTTTAAGGTTAATTGGGATAAGGCTTGCAATCCATTTATCTCATCAGCTATAACTTTACGAGCGATTTCTAGATCCTTACTTGACTCACTAGAGAGGTTATTATAATGTAATTTCAACTTTTCTACCATAAATTTAATGAGCAAATATATCTAATTCTGCCCACCCTTCTAAATCCAATTCTATTCTAGTGGGTAAAAATTTAAAACAAGATTCTGCAAGTTCCATACGATTTTCACGTATTAAAATATTATTTAATTTAGCACGTAAACTGTGCAAATATAATACATCATTAGCTGCATACTCTAACTGTTCCTTAATAAGGCTTGCCTCTCCCCAATCTGAAGATTGTTGCTGTTTCGATATTTGTACTGAAAGCATATCCCTACATAAATCACGTAATCCATGAGTATCTGTATAAGTTCTGGCTAAACGAGAAGCAATTTTAGTACAATAAATATTTTGAATAGCAATATTTAAATAATATTTAATAATTGCTAAGTCAAAACGTGCAAAATGAAATATTTTACATCTGCTTTCATCTAATAATAATTGTTTTAAATTAGGTACATTATAACCTTTATTATCAAATTTTATTAAATGAGCGTCCCCATTTCCATCCGATAATTGTAATAGACACAGTCTGTCTCTTGGAATATATAATCCCATAGCTTCAGTATCTATAGCAATATCTCCTTTTAAAGTAATATCGCTTGGTAAATCGTCCTGATGAACAAATATAGCTATATTATCCTCCTATATTTCCATTTTATATATTAATAATTTTATATAAACTAATCCTACAACACAAGATATTTGGTGCCCAGAAGAAGACTCGAACTTCCATAGCAATTAAGCTGCTAGCACCTGAAGCTAGTGCGTCTACCAGTTCCGCCATCTGGGCTATAGTCAAAAAACATAGTTTCAACATAATTACTACTTATGTTATAAATGAAAAGTCAAAATTTGCAATACGAAAATCTTATATATATTAATATTTTAATTAATCATTTATTAATTAACTTTTAATAATTAATACCTTAAATAAATTACCCATTTGGGTCGGTGAAACTAATCTTTCCATAGAAAGTAATAGCTCTTCTGCCTGTAAGTTAGTTAATTTAGGTAATAATGTTCGAGCCCTGAGCTGTATACCCATTTCTTGCAGAAACTTCCCCTGAGATATTATATCCATTACTTTTACACCTTTAACTATTGCTGCCTGAGCTAAAGTATAAAAATCAACATGGGCTGTTATATCCGCTTCACCAAGATTCTGTAATATTGGATGAAATTTATGATTATAAATAGCTTGTAGAGTCGAAATATATTGCTGATTAGGATAGTTATTATCACGATAATAACCATAATCTATAATTAACGCTATACCGCCAAAGGATTTTATATGCTCAGCAACTTGCTTAATTATATCTATAGACTGATAAGAGATTTCAACTATATCTCCATTTTCTACATGTGGATAATCTAATGTTAATAAAGTACGGGTACGCGCATCAACAGTTTCATATATAAAACACAGTTCTTCTGTACTACTTTCCATAGTAACCATAATTTCATGCCATTCATTTGCCAATTTTATATATTGATTAATAGGTAAAGCATCAAAAAACTCATTACATACTAAAATTAAAGGTTTTTTAGGAATTTCTGCAAGATTATTATGCCACGAGATATCAAGATTTTGTAATAAATTAGCGTTCAATAAATTATGTTTTTGTATTTGTTGTAATGTAGGACTAGTTTCTATCATATTTATATTAATAGCTTCATGAAAACCTGAGATATTACGTGTAGCAAGCAATACATCTCGCATCATAGTACCACGTCCTGGTCCCAGCTCTACTAATAATATATCTTTAAGTGAAGATAATTGTTGCCATTGATACACGCTCCATATGCCAATCATCTCTCCAAAAAGCTGGCTTATTTCTGGAGATGTAATAAAATCTTTATTAGTACTTAAGTTATATTGTGATGAATAATAACCATATTCAGGATCAGAACTAATAGCTAACATTAACTCTGATATATTGATCTTATTTTTAACTTTAATTAAACTTTTTATTTTATAACTTAGCTCCATAGATTTAAAATCTTATTTTTAATAATATTAATATAGCTAACCTAAAACACATCATATATAAAACTGTTTAATAATAAAAGTATTATAAATTATTAATAAGCAACCACAGTTACATATATAATATATACTAAATAATAGTAATAGTTTCTTTTTCATATTGTGTATTAATTATAAAATATTATAATAGTTATAATAATTGTAATCATTAACTTTTGATTTGATAATATGCATATAAGTACTAAATTTAAATACAAATTGTATATTTTCACCTTCATTACAACTATTACCGTACTTTCTAGCTATTTCATATATCATGCCATTAATGGAGAACGTGGTATTTTAGCATTTATCAGATTGACACATCTAACTAATAAAACTAATATAGAATTAGAAAATGTTAGAGCTGAACGTATAGTTTTAGAGCATAAAGTTAATTTAATGAGATCAGAATCTTTAGATTTGGATTTACTAGATGAACAAGCCCGTAAAATACTAGGCTATTCAGATGCAAACGAAATCGTTTATATCAAACCAAATACTTCTGCACATAAATTTTTGCATTAAACATAACTTAAAAAGCATAAAATTAGTTGACTGTTTCATATTATACTAATATATCTTGCTTTTTGAGTCATTATTTTTTAGCGTATTTAAGTATAAAGGTATTTTATGCATAAGAATCTTATAAGCTTAGTATGTGCTGTCGTCACTATGTTTTTAGTTACAGACATAGCAATTGCTAAAGCTACAAAACCACATAATACTAACAATAGTTCTTTATCTTATATTATTAATTCTATGCTTCCTAAAGAAAATATTGAAGTAAAGCAAGTACGAAATTCTATAGTATTATCCGGTACTGCAAGTAGTTCCGAAATTGCAGATAAAGCAGAAAAATTGGCTAAAGAATATATAGCAAATAACGGTAAAGTTTTAAATTTTATGAAAATCAAAAATACACAACAAGTTATGTTGCGTGTAAAAGTTGGAGAAATCATAGGTAATAATCTTAGCTCCTCTCAAACAGACAATTTAGGATTTGATGATCTAGAACAACGTGGTTTAATCAAATTAGTTGCAGAACCAAATCTAGTTGCAATTTCTGGTGAAAAAGCAGAATTTTTGTCTGGGGGAGAATTTCCTGTACCTACATCCCAAAAAGATGGTATAGTTTCTGTAGATTATAAATCTTACGGCATAAAATTAAGTTTTTTGCCAATCGTTTTATCTCCTAACAGAATTCGTCTAAATGTTGAACAGGAAACTTCTGAATTAAGCAAAAATGGTACTGTTCAGATATCTGGTATTACTATACCTGCAGTTACTTCAAGAAGAGCCAAAACCACTATTGAACTTGCTCCTGGTGAAGGATTTATGATAGCTGGTTTAGTAAAAGATGAGCTAAAACATAATCGTAGATTCAGTAATGAGCTAGTAATTTCTGTTACTCCTTACTTGGTAGATCCTGTAACAAGGAAAAATATTAGATTTCCTACAAATGATAGATATATACCTACGCAGCTAGAGAAGAAATTTATCGAAAAAGTGAGTAATACAAATAATATTCAAGTCAATACAGCAGATGCTATTGAATTAGAAGGTCCTATAGGTTTTATTGCGGAGTAAACTATGAAAATTATATCCAAATTAGTTATTTTTACGACAATGTTATGCATAGCCTGTGTTAATCGCAGCTATACACGGATAGAACCAGAAAATTTAATTGATTTTTCTTCTGAACAGGTATCTTTTTCTTTATCTTCTCCTTCTGTGCAAGAAGATGTAACGAACTGGCTAACAAATGATCAACCTACCTCTGTAGAATTAGGATGCACTATAAGTAATAAAACCTGCTCTAATATTGTAAAACTCTTGAATTTATACGGTATAAATTATAATTTTAATACTATAGATAATAAGATAACATTATTTTATAATAAAGTAGTAGCTCGTGATTGTAACAGAATATCTAGTGATAAGGATGGCAATATTATTAGATCACATAATTTAGGGTGTGCGGTAAGTGCTAATATAGTACAGATGGTAAGTGATCACAAACAATTTATTGAACCATCTCTTCTAGACTTACATGATGCTACAAAGTCAGTACATCATTATAATAACACTTATCTTTCTAACAAACATTAATTAAAAGTATATATTATGACAGAACTTACATTATCAATTATAAAGCCTGATGCCACAAGACGTAATATTATAGGTAAAATTGTAACACGTTTTGAAGATGCCGGATTAAAAATAGTTGCACAAAGAATGCTACATATGACTAAAGATCAAGCTTCATCTTTTTATATAATACATAAAGATCGTCCTTTTTATAGTTCTTTAATAGAATTTATGACTTCAGGCCCTATTGTAGTACAGATATTATCAGGAGAAAATGCTGTCCAACGTAACAGAGAAATTATGGGAGCTACTAATCCAAGTGAAGCGGCTGTGGGTACAATTAGAAAAGATTTTGCTGAAAATATTGAAGCTAATTCAGTGCATGGCTCCGATAGTTTAGAAAATGCCAAACAAGAAATAGATTTCTTTTTTAAACCGCATGAAATTATGGTTTAATCACTATATATTAGTTTAAAAGTTTTTTGCGAACATACCTACTTACCAGTTATCTTAGTATAAAGTTATCAAAAAAGGAGTTTATATGGGAGTGAAGCTTGTTTGTAAAAATACAAATTATGAATTGTCTTCTACTTCTGACATTAAGGTTCAAATTATTAAAGAATTTAAAGGTTCTGATCTAGAAGATTTATGTGATTCAGCAATTGCTACTATGCATGATAGCTATGGTTTTAGCATGGGATTTAATGTTAATTTAACCTCTGATTATACAACTATTCTAGAAAATTATTTTCGTGGAGTATTATTAGTACCAGAACGTATATTAATAGTGGCTAGAATGGATAATGTTATAGCTGGCTCAATTCAACTTCTTAAGCCCTTCCCTAATAATTATACTACATCTTTTGCTGGATCTATAGAAAGCCACTTTGTAGCGCCATGGGCTAGAGGTCATGGTTTAGCAAAACATCTTTTAGATAAAGCAGAAGAACTAGCACATGATTTTAATTTATCAATCATTAAATTAAGTGTTAATGTTACCCATGAGGCTGCTATAAAATTATATGAAAATTCTGGTTACCAAAAATGGGGAACTTTAGAAAAACATGAGCTAATAGGTAATACCTTAGTAGCAGGCAATTATTATTACAAAAATTTATAATAATTATTCAATATAAAACTATAGATAAATACATATAATATTGGTATAACTGTATTATTAAGGATTTTATGTTATATATTAATAAAAGTAAAATTCATTAGTATATGAAAAATATATTATTAGGTAAGATTTTTAATTGAATTTTATTTATAATTTTAGCCATACATGAAATATATTATTATTAGTAAATACCATCATGCATTCTGAATTATTACTGTAGTAATTTATATAAGGTAGTTAAATGAAATGTAGCT
Encoded here:
- the exbD gene encoding Biopolymer transport protein exbD; the protein is MGASLNNITNKRRRHQLTAEINITPLVDVMLVLLIIFMVTSPMLVAGIKVDLPETNSAPISGQDEPISIDIDTSGNAYIQGNKIAINELEAKLKAITKAKYDTRIFIRGDKNVDYGKVMHVVGTINLAGFNKVALITAIKPTTSNKHKI
- a CDS encoding lipopolysaccharide transport periplasmic protein LptA, coding for MDQLKLLYIITPRMKFGLLLILILLNVATAAEMKSNEAIEILSDTLVLDQEKKLATFVGNVKAIQGDLNLAADKMIAYYINTKDNKWVISKISAIGNVTIIDNNQKARGDTGEYNAIKETLELYGSVILTKDDNVLKGNKLVYNIQTGYSKIYSTNTDSKDDKGRVKAILIPKKQ
- a CDS encoding Flp pilus assembly protein, secretin CpaC encodes the protein MHKNLISLVCAVVTMFLVTDIAIAKATKPHNTNNSSLSYIINSMLPKENIEVKQVRNSIVLSGTASSSEIADKAEKLAKEYIANNGKVLNFMKIKNTQQVMLRVKVGEIIGNNLSSSQTDNLGFDDLEQRGLIKLVAEPNLVAISGEKAEFLSGGEFPVPTSQKDGIVSVDYKSYGIKLSFLPIVLSPNRIRLNVEQETSELSKNGTVQISGITIPAVTSRRAKTTIELAPGEGFMIAGLVKDELKHNRRFSNELVISVTPYLVDPVTRKNIRFPTNDRYIPTQLEKKFIEKVSNTNNIQVNTADAIELEGPIGFIAE
- the kdsD gene encoding Arabinose 5-phosphate isomerase KdsD; this encodes MVEKLKLHYNNLSSESSKDLEIARKVIADEINGLQALSQLTLNAEFIAAVNMIYTVQGRIIFSGMGKSGHIARKIAATFASTGTPAMFVHPAEASHGDLGMITPKDVLILFSNSGETTELKPLVYYAKRFNIALIAIVSKQESSLAEASDIALILPDKPEASFIEAPTTSTTMMLALGDALAIVLLEKRGFKREDFQVFHPGGKLGASFIKVKDIMYKGKDIPLITSDSIMSKALIVITEKRLGCVGVVNNKDELIGIITDGDLRRHMSQDLLNLSVKDVMTTHLITIDTNSLVVEALKCMNEKSITVLFVVDKLKQPIGVIHIHDCLNVGVK
- a CDS encoding Acetyltransferase (GNAT) family protein, with amino-acid sequence MGVKLVCKNTNYELSSTSDIKVQIIKEFKGSDLEDLCDSAIATMHDSYGFSMGFNVNLTSDYTTILENYFRGVLLVPERILIVARMDNVIAGSIQLLKPFPNNYTTSFAGSIESHFVAPWARGHGLAKHLLDKAEELAHDFNLSIIKLSVNVTHEAAIKLYENSGYQKWGTLEKHELIGNTLVAGNYYYKNL
- the ndk gene encoding Nucleoside diphosphate kinase, whose protein sequence is MTELTLSIIKPDATRRNIIGKIVTRFEDAGLKIVAQRMLHMTKDQASSFYIIHKDRPFYSSLIEFMTSGPIVVQILSGENAVQRNREIMGATNPSEAAVGTIRKDFAENIEANSVHGSDSLENAKQEIDFFFKPHEIMV
- the lptB gene encoding Lipopolysaccharide export system ATP-binding protein LptB, whose amino-acid sequence is MRNFSSMQDGFIAYNIGKKYGNRTVIKDISISLNQGEAVGLLGPNGAGKTTCFYMMSGLIKPDSGNIMLNKKDITTLPMYRRARLGISYLPQESSIFRGLSVEDNILSILEISESDTEKRHIRLNNLLSEFSIEHLRRSPAIALSGGERRRVEIARALATNPKFILLDEPLAGIDPIAVNDIKELIMHLKDRNIGVLITDHNVRETLEIVDRVYIIHEGIILMSGNVEDILANENVRNVYLGEDFTL
- a CDS encoding hypothetical protein (Lipopolysaccharide-assembly, LptC-related); this encodes MRVMRGLNYSYFVMISKILCVFCAVSFAFLTVILSVYGSPVKHVKIDLTAKQHNSDNMSKLMHKPRFYGVNADKEIYSVHAGQAEEQDVNTILLTKINGEFTTKNNTILNVCSKSGKWLQDSKILLLSGSVNLSYEGTNISSELATIDVNQYTITSNHDTKVTSQKISILSKGFTLLQKEKKVIFDGPVKTIIYNNS
- a CDS encoding Septum formation initiator, with translation MHISTKFKYKLYIFTFITTITVLSSYFIYHAINGERGILAFIRLTHLTNKTNIELENVRAERIVLEHKVNLMRSESLDLDLLDEQARKILGYSDANEIVYIKPNTSAHKFLH
- the exbB gene encoding Biopolymer transport protein exbB, which codes for MNETIIKTTEIAGNISATDVSIFGLINNADMVVKLVILLLCLSSLWSWSIIFNKLSMFFTLKNKTVKFEKLFWSGQLLENLYIRLKNRSDHPLANIFIAVMLEWNRPIKGIVVAHSIKERITKIMDLICDREMEKIEQGLNILAIIGSSAPFLGLFGTVWGIMHSFQSIAASKNTTLAVVAPGIAEALLATAIGLFAAIPALLFYNVLSNKTNLFYNKMLDFSSELSLILSREFDQEAK
- a CDS encoding Ribonuclease D, translating into MGLYIPRDRLCLLQLSDGNGDAHLIKFDNKGYNVPNLKQLLLDESRCKIFHFARFDLAIIKYYLNIAIQNIYCTKIASRLARTYTDTHGLRDLCRDMLSVQISKQQQSSDWGEASLIKEQLEYAANDVLYLHSLRAKLNNILIRENRMELAESCFKFLPTRIELDLEGWAELDIFAH